One genomic window of Cyprinus carpio isolate SPL01 chromosome B8, ASM1834038v1, whole genome shotgun sequence includes the following:
- the LOC109080471 gene encoding location of vulva defective 1-like, producing MMRIILLLLVTLTGPFSTFTQASTLVVPTAIGSTPQPNLASDSPTFTYTTEVTSPQDAVSMSEPAPEVTEAAATTEEVPMVSTTASVIQSGTPLETTALTDTTQSTEAVPIETTSPEATTVFAEAEMPEKVEDIESKTADEEVEDEGMGTGQLVGIVIGALITVIVVIAVIILLVRRMGQYSP from the exons ATGATGAGGATCATACTACTGCTTCTGGTCACCCTGACGGGGCCTTTCAGTACCTTTACCCAAGCAA GTACTCTGGTGGTGCCAACAGCTATTGGTTCAACTCCACAACCAAATCTTGCATCAGATTCACCTACTTTCACATACACAACAGAGGTAACATCTCCTCAAGATGCTGTTTCAATGTCAGAGCCTGCTCCTGAGGTTACAGAAGCAGCTGCCACGACAGAAGAAGTGCCAATGGTTTCCACAACAGCATCAGTGATACAGTCAGGAACCCCATTAGAAACAACAGCCCTAACAGATACAACACAATCAACAGAAGCTGTACCTATAGAGACAACCAGCCCTGAAGCCACTACTGTCTTTGCAGAAGCAGAAATGCCTGAGAAAGTTGAAGACATAGAATCAAAGACTGCAGATGAAGAGGTGGAGGATGAAG GTATGGGCACAGGACAGTTGGTGGGGATCGTAATCGGTGCATTGATCACAGTGATTGTTGTCATTGCTGTAATCATCTTGTTGGTCAGAAGAATGGGCCAATACTC CCCCTGA
- the LOC109084998 gene encoding PR domain zinc finger protein 2-like, translated as MWRSNDIVEEERPNLPSEVVLQHPEFQDAHSDETALHSISEPEGEEIEKGIEGGTDVKMDCKDKQNASQHVSQNLVNQNQTCQTDLPLKGTKGDLDPGSKPQRKLPCPRCERRFASSQGLQRHIQTHALSTCHTQRFKCSRCRRSFSTLFSRRRHEKRHENRNRKTDDLTDAPCTASQNVHGSAESLNTASQNPESNKCINAADGEQKDDKNSDVKASHVCKYCKKAFRTHTSLRRHQRRIHERHLLPRAVYKKVNIIQEPEGQQLVETAQDNHIANSQCVEDIDQEREYMVDISSNISENLSFYIDGKIVSTSAVSNCEVIEMNSGGSAVIGLNAVIISPAQISQALKLENNTSSFTSDLSGQSSTRRRTSTPPLLPQIKTELESESILSTSSSSLLSLTLSSMSGAPLVTAHLPQCIETVAFNEEKTVHLSPKLMQILQNQDGSKPTFALIADGQTVLPATTTRFKRRTTSPPSSPQQPPDVNIEKQDQDSTKAKKSKFESHGLGNEEPEPLNSPINSSDGAPMQQQVLPLDCSVSRTGGNSCNQQPLDLSNSVVNRESNDALAESILDLSISGKSLDCDSAGVYLTQPASRKSKPNSSMLQKVLMNEYGGVDIPSVEAPAPAGVLSVPDITNLAVVAVSDAGPPKPEKFLFELALPPASINPAPSQLTPVSIHPTTPGPPPQCSPSSSPTFVSFLSTPTVEPSQDIQTLHSAFVVSENVAPTGSVEDCADNPVQLSQGDMKVTIPDWGSSALGGLETLIPAVPSLSLQSPHWVADPVVCELAQRTLVVDSVLASDAQIFSPSLPVNQSNITSLAFPTNTVVIEYTVAVQSTENILPALQHNSACLLNKVPVNALQQEPHVSPEPQPLSPDTNLLPETSTQSAPTEQSTSSTDGKLTLTASTSAVEAERNENGQEIVQFSDCSKQENKVEEELPPLHPFCKNFMCNVCEQPFQSMKILSQHVGEHSKEWPYKCEFCVQLFESDTGLLEHRSSYHGIGKIYVCKTCSKEFAFLCNLEQHQRDLHPGQECSHTEAVHGKLRPENHNNPKTNMADPGFPVTEIKQEPDNTTSKADKDSLDNTSEELFTTIKIMASGGVKSKGPDVRLGINQHYPSFKPPPFPYHNRTPTGTTATSATNFTTHNIPQTFSTAIRCTKCGKSFDNMPELHKHILACANASDKKRYTPKKNPIPLKRFAKAQNGVLSPARIVNSKQNFSQKVGQQKKQNFHESPVRIKMSILNKKKSQLVQRGRTAGGRKAFAQDDLGVFACPHCRREFTYNASLKKHVAFSCPMRPASRNSKKRTLSIVSAQENNGSLRRQIANMSAKPQGSEHGPKTITKNQIIKQNAAVDTTQDFRLKRSTILSTSVVQSNKKGKPMELKSCFMPQLASKQIVLSSVAQVNSQEPGVRVHVLSRKIEQRVGDTKIQPRREDRLSLRLRERVGPITRSVQQASTTTTVLKQPDSHNIIMHPVVLQVKK; from the exons ATGTGGAGATCAAATGAca TTGTGGAAGAGGAGAGGCCTAATTTGCCATCAGAGGTTGTTCTTCAGCACCCTGAGTTTCAAGATGCCCACTCTGATGAAACTGCACTTCACAGCATCTCAGAGCCAGAAGGGGAAGAGATAGAAAAGGGGATAGAAGGAGGAACAGATGTGAAGATGGACTGCAAAGACAAACAGAATGCAAGCCAGCATGTGTCCCAAAATCTAGTTAATCAAAATCAAACCTGTCAAACTGACTTGCCTTTAAAGGGTACTAAGGGTGACCTTGACCCTGGTAGTAAACCCCAGCGTAAATTACCCTGTCCTCGCTGTGAGAGAAGGTTTGCGAGTAGTCAAGGCCTGCAGCgtcacatacaaacacatgccCTTTCAACTTGTCACACACAGCGTTTTAAATGCAGTCGCTGCAGAAGGAGTTTCAGTACATTGTTTAGTCGTCGTAGGCATGAGAAAAGACATGAAAATAGAAACAGGAAGACGGATGATCTCACAGATGCCCCTTGCACTGCCAGTCAGAATGTGCATGGCAGTGCTGAATCTCTAAATACGGCATCCCAGAATCCGGAGTCAAACAAGTGCATTAATGCAGCTGATGGTGAACAAAAGGATGATAAAAACAGTGATGTCAAAGCCTCACATGTCTGCAAGTACTGCAAAAAAGCCTTTAGGACTCATACTAGTTTAAGGAGACATCAGCGCAGGATCCATGAGCGCCATCTTCTTCCTAGAGCAGTTTATAAGAAGGTCAATATCATTCAAGAACCTGAAGGACAGCAGCTTGTTGAGACAGCACAGGACAACCATATTGCTAACTCACAGTGTGTAGAGGACATTGATCAGGAAAGGGAGTACATGGTTGACATCTCCAGTAACATTTCAGAGAATCTCAGCTTTTACATAGATGGGAAAATTGTCTCGACAAGTGCTGTAAGTAACTGTGAGGTGATTGAGATGAACTCTGGTGGCTCTGCTGTGATTGGATTAAATGCTGTTATAATCAGTCCAGCTCAAATTTCACAAGCTCTTAAATTAGAAAACAATACCAGTAGTTTTACCTCTGACTTGTCTGGGCAGTCCTCAACCAGACGTAGGACATCTACACCACCTTTACtcccacaaataaaaacagaattagaGTCTGAATCCATCTTGAGCACCTCCTCATCTTCCTTGTTATccttgacactgtcctctatgtCTGGAGCTCCGCTAGTCACTGCTCATTTACCTCAGTGCATTGAGACAGTTGcctttaatgaggaaaaaactgTCCATCTGTCTCCCAAACTCATGCAGATCCTTCAGAATCAGGATGGCAGTAAACCGACATTTGCACTGATTGCTGATGGCCAAACTGTTTTACCTGCAACAACAACTAGATTTAAGAGAAGGACAACCTCCCCTCCCAGCTCACCACAGCAACCCCCTGATGTGAATATAGAAAAGCAAGATCAGGATTCTACAAAAGCAAAGAAGTCAAAGTTTGAAAGCCATGGGTTGGGCAATGAAGAACCTGAGCCTTTGAATTCACCCATAAACAGCTCTGATGGCGCTCCAATGCAGCAACAGGTCTTGCCATTGGACTGCTCTGTATCAAGAACAGGTGGAAACTCCTGCAATCAACAGCCACTGGACCTCTCAAATTCTGTGGTTAACCGAGAGAGCAACGATGCCTTAGCAGAGTCCATTCTGGACTTAAGTATTAGTGGAAAGAGTTTAGACTGTGATTCAGCTGGAGTCTATCTAACTCAGCCTGCTTCAAGGAAGAGTAAACCTAACTCTAGTATGCTTCAGAAGGTGCTAATGAATGAGTATGGTGGGGTAGATATTCCTTCTGTTGAAGCTCCAGCTCCTGCAGGTGTTCTCAGTGTCCCTGACATAACAAACCTTGCAGTTGTGGCAGTGTCTGATGCAGGTCCACCAAAAcctgaaaagtttttgtttgagtTGGCTCTTCCTCCTGCTTCAATCAATCCAGCCCCTTCGCAGCTCACCCCAGTCAGTATCCATCCAACTACCCCAGGCCCTCCACCTCAGTGTTCACCTTCTTCATCTCCAACTTTTGTATCCTTTCTATCGACTCCTACAGTGGAACCCAGTCAGGACATTCAAACTCTTCATTCAGCCTTTGTGGTATCTGAAAATGTAGCACCCACAGGGTCTGTAGAAGACTGCGCTGATAATCCTGTACAGCTTTCACAGGGTGATATGAAAGTGACAATCCCTGACTGGGGGTCCTCTGCTCTTGGAGGTCTGGAAACCCTTATACCTGCAGTCCCTTCACTGAGTTTACAAAGCCCTCACTGGGTTGCTGATCCTGTTGTATGTGAACTAGCTCAAAGAACACTGGTTGTAGATTCTGTATTAGCTTCTGATGCACAGATATTTTCTCCATCTCTGCCTGTTAACCAGTCCAACATCACATCCTTGGCTTTTCCTACAAACACTGTTGTTATTGAGTATACAGTTGCAGTGCAATCTACAGAAAATATTCTTCCAGCTCTCCAACATAATTCTGCATGTCTCTTAAATAAAGTTCCTGTCAATGCATTACAGCAAGAACCTCACGTCTCACCTGAGCCACAACCTCTCAGTCCTGACACCAACCTTTTGCCTGAAACCTCCACACAGTCTGCACCAACAGAGCAGTCAACAAGCTCTACCGATGGTAAACTGACCCTCACTGCTTCCACCAGTGCTGTTGAAGCAGAGCGCAATGAGAATGGACAGGAAATCGTCCAGTTCTCTGATTGTTCTAAGCAggaaaacaaagttgaagaagaGTTACCTCCCTTGCATCCTTTTTGCAAGAACTTTATGTGCAATGTTTGTGAACAGCCCTTCCAGTCCATGAAGATTCTTAGTCAACATGTTGGTGAGCACTCAAAAGAGTGGCCCTATAAGTGTGAATTTTGTGTGCAGTTGTTCGAGAGTGACACAGGTTTGCTGGAGCACCGTTCCAGTTATCATGGCATTGGTAAAATTTATGTTTGTAAAACATGTTCTAAGGAATTTGCTTTTCTCTGCAACTTGGAACAGCATCAGCGAGATCTCCATCCTGGTCAAGAGTGCTCGCACACTGAAGCAGTACATGGCAAGTTAAGGCCTGAAAACCATAACAATCCCAAAACCAACATGGCTGACCCAGGCTTTCCAGTCACAGAAATTAAGCAAGAACCTGACAACACAACCTCAAAAGCAGACAAGGATTCCTTGGACAACACTTCTGAGGAACTGTTCACAACAATTAAAATCATGGCATCTGGAGGGGTCAAATCAAAAGGCCCAGATGTACGATTAGGCATTAACCAACATTACCCAAGTTTCAAACCGCCTCCTTTTCCATACCACAATCGGACACCAACTGGAACGACGGCAACATCAGCCACCAACTTCACCACCCACAACATCCCACAGACCTTCAGCACAGCCATTCGTTGCACCAAATGTGGTAAGAGCTTTGACAACATGCCAGAACTGCACAAGCACATCTTAGCTTGTGCTAATGCTAGCGACAAGAAGCGATACACTCCTAAAAAGAACCCTATACCACTTAAGCGGTTCGCAAAAGCACAAAATGGGGTGTTATCTCCTGCAAGGATTGTTAATAGTAAGCAGAATTTCTCGCAAAAGGTCggccaacaaaaaaaacagaactttCACGAATCGCCAGTTAGGATAAAAATGAGTATCCTGAATAAGAAGAAATCTCAGCTGGTGCAAAGGGGGAGAACTGCTGGGGGAAGAAAGGCCTTTGCTCAGGATGACCTGGGCGTTTTTGCATGTCCTCACTGTAGGAGAGAGTTTACATACAATGCTAGTTTAAAGAAACACGTAGCTTTTAGCTGTCCCATGAGACCGGCCAGTAGAAACTCCAAAAAAAGAACACTCAGCATTGTTTCAGCCCAGGAGAACAACGGGAGCCTTCGCAGACAAATTGCAAATATGAGTGCAAAGCCACAAGGCTCAGAGCACGGgccaaaaacaataacaaagaatCAGATCATTAAGCAAAATGCAGCAGTTGATACCACTCAGGATTTTAGGCTTAAAAGATCTACCATTCTGTCAACATCTGTGGTTCAGTCTAATAAAAAAGGCAAGCCTATGGAGCTAAAGAGCTGCTTTATGCCACAGCTGGCTTCAAAGCAGATAGTCCTCTCATCTGTTGCTCAGGTTAACTCTCAGGAGCCAGGTGTTCGGGTTCATGTTTTAAGTAGAAAAATTGAGCAGAGAGTGGGTGACACAAAGATACAGCCCAGAAGAGAAGACCGTTTGTCTCTGAGGTTGAGAGAGAGAGTAGGACCTATTACTCGCAGTGTGCAGCAGGCCAGCACCACAACAACAGTCCTTAAACAGCCAGACAGCCACAACATCATCATGCACCCTGTTGTTCTCCAAGTCAAGAAatga